A window of Syngnathus typhle isolate RoL2023-S1 ecotype Sweden linkage group LG9, RoL_Styp_1.0, whole genome shotgun sequence genomic DNA:
CAGCCCCGGAAAGCTCGGCGACAAAGTTGGAGGTTGTTTCGGGAGGCTTTTGACGCACACAAGACCAAAAACCGTCCCGGCCAGGCAGACTCCATAAGCGAGGAACGAAGCAGCTCCATTTTTCGCTGCTCAAGGATCGTCAAACGATGACGTCGTGCTCAGTTGCGCAAAGGTGTCAGTTGGAGCTTTGGGCCCGAGATGGCcgcctacctccctccctccctccctccctccttgaaAATGGCCAGCGTGCCGCTCCGTCGACCTCAGCTAGAACATCGAGCGCTAGCAAATGAGTGaacaatagaaaaaagaaacgtGACAAACGCAAACAAGCAGCCACACTCGCCAAGCGGCAACGTTGCGAGTGTCTCGGCTGGCGACTGTCGATTCGCTCACCCGATATTTTGCGTTGCGACGAGGTCGCGTGTGGCCTCCTTGAAGAAAGCCAAGTCCCATTTGTTAGCAAATGAATGCAAAGTTTCAAAGGTGGTTCGAATTTTGATTTCAAGTTTAGAAATGGTGCAGATGGGTGCTACGGCTTTAAATTCAGAAGAAGCAGAAAAGCACAATGAAGAATTTGCCATCGTATTGCAAACGACGTCATAATTCAATCGGAAATATATCTTATTTGTCACGTCATGTGTGTAGGTCGGGAGACAGCACACACTCACTCCCGCCTATGGACTTCGAGGGCGACACAGTCTCAACGGCACCGAGGCGTTTGGACCGGTTGtgcgggctgggctgggctggggtgGGGGTGGTTGCATGGGGGGGGACGCCGGGCGaccgaccggccggccggccggcaggaTCGGCAAAAATGAGGTTGCATCAGGAGCAGCCAACGCGGACGAGGGAAGGCGAGGCGGAGGCGGAGGCTGAGGCGGAGGGGGTGGTGCAGcaggagcggcggcggcggcggcggcagcggtgaAAAGGAGGGGGACACCCACCCTGCGGGGCTCCATGCACTCAGTCTTTGTCTAAAGCCCGCCTGCCCGCTGCTCGCGTCCAACGCACACAAAAGCTCTCGACGTCGCCGCCGCGTAAGCACACGAGCGAACTCCTCCAGCACGACAAGAGGACACCACGGATGGCTTGAACGAGGACGCCCGTGGcgcgtgttttctttttttgtgcgtgcaaccagaaaaaataaatagcgAGAAGAAAGtccgagcagcagcagcgaagAAGAAGCAGCCGGAGCAGGAGCATCGCAATCGCAAGGTAATTGTTTGGCTACTTGCATGGCGAACAAAAGCAGCTTCTGTGTTGGTAGCAGCAACGATTTGAACGCAAACTTTTCAGCCGTGGCGAGGCGACTTCTTGGCTCAGTGCGAGCACAAAAAGAATGTTTCCCTCCGCTAACATTTGACTACGTGGAAGAAGCTACGCGCAATGTCTGGCagcagcacgcacgcacgcgcgcgcacaaacTGCCTTCAACGCGATTTGTGCCTTTTGGGGAAACGTGTTTGAACCGTGAATCATATATAACGTATATCAAAGTTTGACGTGGACGATCGGAGTCTGAGGCGTGAAATGTGACGAAAGGGCACAAAGAAGGACCTTTTTGTCCTCCCcatccttccttctttctttccttccttctttccttccttccttgcatcCATGCAACCACGCGTCCATCCTTCCAACGTCAAACTGTCCATCGTCTCGGTTTGTTTTCCAACTTGTTGGTGGTTGCGAAGTCATTTTCGCCTAAATGTCGAGCGGGGTAAATAAAACACGTGGAGCATGCGAAATGGACCACGAGGAACATTGCAAGCGTCACAATCGCCTTTCCCCCTCTCGTTGTATTTGCTAAGACGCCCTACAGGATTGTTTTTGTTCCAACTGGCGGAAAGGAACATCAGAGGAGCCCATTTTGGAGCATTTATTTGGCTTCCAAAATGCAGCGCCCCCCTTGCAAGCCACCCCCTCCCGCTGAGCCTTCTCAGCTCAGCCTGTGGAGGAATTCTTAACTAACCTCCCAGATGTGGaagcgtttttcttttttctttcttcttccctGTTTGCTCGGCTTAGTCATCGCTGTGAGTACACACTTTGTCATATTGACTCAAGTTGTGAAAACCTTTGTCACAACCTTGACGAACCAACGAAGGCTGCTTTTGGACTTCAGCAGGCAAAACATTGGAAAGTTTATTTGACCAAAAAGTGACGCCCTCTCACTGATACTAGCCTTCCTACAGCGATACTTTGACTTACCAGTTGAGTCTCATCACTAAGTTTGATGAGGCTTTCTCTCTCTTAAATGGGAAGAAGACAAATGTTGCGGCGGGGTCATTTTTGTCCCATGAAAAGCAAGCAAAAATCACATTCCTTGCTGGCTGGGTTGCTCTGACACCTGAAAACGACTTCAACTTGAGCTTCCCCACCACTTAAGCGCCAGACTGACAGACCTCAACGTGATTGAGAAGCCTCTTTGTCCTTGTTGCTGTCTCAGATGTGGCTTGAGGGTCTTCTCTGAAAGAGCAAATGCTCGTTCAGCACTTTTCTGCGTCGGAAACTTGCGCAAGCGGGGATTCATAGAGGAATACTTTAGCGCGTGAGCAGTGAAGCGTAAAGGAGCAGAGCAGCTTCTCGGCTTGATCTGCATGCCAACATGAAGGGAAGAAAGGTGAGAGTGACGCTTTGAAAGAGGCGTGAAAACGACAAGCGTGTGAAACGATACAAAGGCCGCAAGCCTCAAGAGAGCAGGAGGCATCTGAGTTACAGTGCCAACGCCCAAAAGCAGCCACACCCGGCCGGCCGAGCGGCCACGTAAGCGGCGGTGGCGGTGCGCCGCCTTTTGCCAGTGGCCAATGGAACAAATTGACGTCCCGGCAGTATTGCAAAGCGTTGGGATGCGCCTGCGGAGCGGGGCACGTCTTCATAATGGAGCCATGAGTGCCCTTGACCCCAATAGGTTTTGCAATAAGAACTTTACTTGTGTGTACTTTACTGGATGGGCAACTCTAGCCTAGCGCAACGTGTTGGATACTTGACACTAGTTAGTCAGTCCAAGTTAAGAGCACAAGCACCCCTTACTCGCCGGGTGGGTCATTGATCATTTTGTTGTAACGATCTGCTTCCTAAGCTCCGTCGGCGGCCTCAAATGTCAGATTCCGAGCAAATTGCGTGCGGAGTAATGAGGCGAGATTGGAAAGGAGGCATGCGTGAGCCGAACCAAAGCACAGCGTGGCTGTGAACGTTGTCAGCGTGTGAATGCTCTCCGAGCGGCAAACGGGTGCGAATGGATGGAAGCAGCAGTGCggtggcgccctcttgtggctcaACCTGAAACTGCACGCTGTGTCACAAGGTGGTAACGTTGGTGTCCTTTTTCAGATCTGAGAAGCGGATCGCGgcaagatgagctggagtttccTGACGCGCCTCTTGGACGAGATCTCCAATCACTCCACGTTCGTGGGCAAGATCTGGCTGACGCTGCTGATCGTCTTCCGCATCGTGCTGACGGCGGTGGGCGGCGAGTCCATCTACTACGACGAGCAGAGCAAATTTGTGTGCAACACGCAGCAGCCCGGTTGCGAGAACGTGTGCTACGATGCTTTTGCGCCGCTCTCGCACATCCGCTTCTGGGTCTTCCAGGTGATTATGATCACCACGCCCACCATCATGTACCTGGGCTTCGCCATGCACAAGATCGCCCGCATGGAGGACGCCGACTACCGTCCGCGGGCCCGCAAGCGCATGCCCATCGTCAGCCGCGGCGCCAACCGCGACTACGAGGAGGCCGAGGACAACGGCGAGGAGGACCCCATGATCCTGGAGGAGATTGAGCCGGAGAAGGACAAGGAAGTGGAGGAGAAGCCCAGCAAGAAACACGACGGGCGGCGGCGCATCAAGCGCGACGGCCTGATGAAGGTGTACATCTTCCAGCTGCTGTCGCGCGCCACCTTCGAGGTGTCCTTCCTGCTGGGCCAGTACGTGCTGTACGGCCTGGAGGTGGCGCCGTCCTACGTGTGCACCCGCTCGCCCTGCCCGCACACGGTGAACTGTTACGTGTCGCGCCCCACCGAGAAAACCATCTTCCTGCTCATCATGTACGCCGTCAGCGCCTTGTGCCTGCTCTTCACCATGCTGGAAATCCTTCACCTGGGCATCAGCGGCGTCCGCGACTGCTTCTGCGCCCCGCGCCCGCCCACCCCCCGACACTCGGCGCCGGCCAGCCAGAGGTCCTCCATCTCCCGGCAGCCGTCGGCGCCTCCGGGCTACCACACGGCGCTCAAGAAGGAGCCGTCGTCGGGCAAGCCGGGCTTCCGGGACAACCTGGCCGACTCGGGCCGCGAGTCCTTTGGCGACGAGGCCTCCTCGCGTGAGCTGGAGAGGCTCCGCAGGCATCTGAAGCTGGCCCAGCAGCATCTGGACCTGGCCTACCACAGCGAGGAGCTCAGCCCGTCCCGCAGCAGCAGCCCCGAGTCCAACGGGACGGCGGCCGAGCAGAACCGACTCAACTTTGCCCAGGAGAAGCAGACCGCCGCGGCCGACAAAGGTTGGACTTTTCCCCAATGGCCAAGGCCTCGTTCGTGGCGGAGATGCAGAAGCCGCCGCGAAAATTGTGTGCGCGGGTGCCCGATGAGCATCACCTTGAACTCTTTCTCGCTTTCCTTGCAGGTATGCGTGCGTAGGCAGTGGTCAGCGCCAGCCCAGCCTGGAAACCGGACCTGACATCTGGATCGCTGATTGGGCAGAAGGGAAACCCGCAACAattacaaatgtgtgtgtgtgtgtgtgtgtgtgtgtgtacggaaGAGACGCAGTGACTTTCTCCGGCTTGGGGTGTATGAAGTCAGCCCCGAGCAATATCAGTGTTCTGGCCCGTCCAAAAAGGAGGAGAACGGTGGACTCAACCTGACATTgcttgagacaaaaaaaaaaagtccgatCCAAAGTGCTTTTTGCCATAAAGCGTCTCCCTCAGGGcagctaccttttttttttttttttttttcgttttctttTCTACACATATCTATCTTTGTTATAGGAGACTTAGAGCTAGTCACAATTTAAGAGTTGGAAGTGTGGGAGGTTGAGTTCAATGCATCTCAGCTTTACAACTGGAATGCCTGCCACAGTTTGGGAATAGTGGGAACGGTGAGCAAAGCTGAATGGCTGAGGCACCTTGCTTCAAAAGAAAGGTACTGACTGGACCAAGTGTTGGTTGACCAGACCAAGGCCCTCCAGTGATTTTTTGGGGTACtgttctgttgttgttgttgttgttgttgttggcggCCATGCTGCACCAGCTTTGCAAACACTCACGCCGGAGTGAGGTGCCTCCGTCCAAAGACAGACAAACCTGGGTAATGCTTGAAAACTCTTTATAttgttctttattattatttttttctacaatCTTGTCAAAAAAAGGCGCCTTTTTGATTTTATGTATACAACCGCTATCTATATATAAATCACTGCTGTCTTAGCTCCCTTCCGTAGCCTGATTGAGTCTGGGGGGCGGGGGCACGTTTTGACCATTTGCTTTGGTACgagttcattttctttttcggaAATCGGTACACGGAGCACACGTTCGTTTGTTCCAAAAAAGGGATACTTGTTATTGAATgactggttggttggttggttggttggttggttgtaaACCTCGCAATCATTTCAATGTGAACTCAAGGCCTTTGGATTTTTGGGGTACGTGAAGTCGACCCGCTCAGTGCCACTTTGTGCCGACTCAAAAACAGTCATCTCAATGTATTTTTGTAGAATGATACTTTTGTACGTTTTTTATACCCTTTTTGTAATGCTAGTTTTTGTGGTCGTTGTTTTTTCCaataaaatattcgccaaaatGCTTGAAGTGGCTTTATTCACCGTCTCCAGTTTGCTTGGAGGACAGAATTTGTGTACAAGAAAAAAGCCGACGCTCATGAACTCCTAGCTCGCTAATCTTATTGCAATTCAAACACTTTGGGTTGCTTGATCCGCTGAGCTGAGCGTTTGTAGAAATCAAGAAGAAATGGAATGCGCtgcatggctggctggctggctgctctGCGCCGAGCTGGATGCTGGAGGGCGTGTCCTACCTGGATGCGACAGCCAATCATTCCAGCGGGGCGTGTCtttccttccatccttcctACCTTCCTTCCATAATAACGACGGCAGAACTCGATCCACTTAAAAGGGACTGAAAAGAAGACGCGAGCAACACGAGGCCTGTGACGTGGATCGCAGCCACGCAGGGCAGGGCAGCGCAGCGTGTCCacactttcatttgttttcacgGCCGGCCCCACCCAAACAGGCTCAGGTGTGCCCCCGCCCACTTGTTGCGGCTCCCGAGTGCGGAAACGTCTCGGTCCACTTCCCCGCTGCGCCCATGGCGTCTCCTTCGGTTCCGACGCCCGACAGCGGAGCTTCGTGGCCTCCCGGGAGCTCGGAGCTCGGCGCGCTGCACCCTATGGCTCCCCCGATGGCTCCCCCGAGCCTCGAGGAAGTCGACGCTAGTTCGGAGAAACTCACCTCGTCCGGCGTCAACCGCATCCTGACCGAATTCTTCATGTACTTCCTCCGCGGCGCGGTGCTCTTGTACCCGGTCTACCTGACGGGCTACCTGGGCCTGAGCGTCAGCTGGCTGCTGCTGTGCATGCTCATGGTCACCTGGTGGAAGAAGAACCGCCAGTGGAAGGCATCGCGCATCGGGGGCGCCATCGACTTTGTGGACAACGAGACGCAGGTGGTGAGCGCGGAGATGAAGAACTCCCTGCAGATGGCATCGTGGGTACGTACGTCCCAAGCTCCAAAAAGAACAGCGCTCGAGTCTCCTAAAATGAGGAGAATGTGCAAACCGCGGTCCGAAGCGCCCAGATAATATTCGAGGTGCGCCtttcccggcccggcccggcccggcccggcccggcccaggCCATGCAGCCAGGCAAGAAAAAAGTGCTACCATGCATTTCTGTTTTCTGTCTGTCAATTGAAATAGGCGACATTTGTTCAATTCCATCATTTGGGAAGTGAAACGTGACGCTGCTGTGCTAGCAGCAATGGATTCATTTGCACGACATACCTGACTTGGGTTGATCCTCGGAAACTTTGCACCACACCCGCGCTGCAAGCTTGAATGTGCTTGCAGGGTTTTCAAGTGACGATTCACAATTCATTCAttggggaaacaaaaacaaggaagATTGTTCAAGATGCCGACGTCAGTCCAAAACTTGATGAACTGACGTTGTTGCTGTTGggtttttcctcctcctcccccaaaGATCCAATTCACCGACGTGGAGAAAGTGGAGTGGGTTAACAAGGTACGACTTGAAAagcgctcgcacgcacgcacgcacgcacgccgagCTATCTTGGGCAGCAACGTAAGCGAGCGCTGTTTTTCGGAAGGTGGTGGAGCAGGCTTGGCCTTTCTTCGGGATGTTCATGGAGAAGCTCCTGCGGGAAAACATCCAGGCGGCCATCCAGCAGTCCAACCCTGAGCTCAAGACCTTCACCTTCACCAAGATCCACTTTGGACACATTGTGAGTGGGTCCTCCAGGTTGACCGCATAGCCTCTGAAGTTCATCTGTGCATGCCTTTCTGGGTGGCAGCCGCTCCGCATCGTCGGAATCAAAGCGTACACGGACGAGGTGGATCACCGGGAGGTGGTTCTGGACATGACTATCAAGTGGGTGCGGCTGGTACAGTTctccagcggcggcggcgccccctCCTTTCTGACGCCTTTTCTTTCCCAGTTACGAAGGCGACGTGGACATCGACGCCGAGCTCAAGTCGGCCATCACGGTGGGCGTCAAAGGACTCAAAGTGAGCCGCCCGCCTGGCCCGTTGCCCCTCCGTGGGGGTCAGAACGCCGACAGCGAGCAAAAAAGGCCAAAGTTTGGTCAATTTGCCGCAAGCCTCAATCTCAATCTTTCAGCTGCGGGGGATGATCAGGGTGATTCTGGAGCCGCTCATCGAAGAAGCACCGCTCGTGGGAGGAGTCACCTTCTTTTTCATCCAACGGCCGGTGAGTGGCCTAGTCCGTCCCTccgtccctccgtccgtccACCCGGACCATTATCGCGTGGCCTCTTCTCTTTCAGACCCTGGAAATCAACTGGACGGGCATGACCAACATTTTGGACAGCCCCGGCTTCAGGTACCGCCTCGGCTGGGCCTTTCGCCCTTTGGGCCCAGTCAGTCTCGAACGCGCGGTCTCTCTGATGTGCAGCTCCTTGTCCGAGGGGACCATCATGGACAGCATCGCCTCCCTCATGGTGCTGCCCAACCGCATGTGCTTTCCGCTCATTGACCAAGTCAAAGTGGACCAGATGCGCTTCCCGCTGCCTCGCGTACGTCACAAAGGTCCCTCCCGGTCGCTCGGTGCGCAAATGCTAGCCAGCCCCTTTGCTCTTCAGGGTGTGGTGAGAGTCCACTTGCTGGAGGCCAGAGACCTGGTGGCCAAGGACACGTATATGCTGGGCCTGGTCAAGGGCAAGTCGGACCCGTACGCCGTCCTCCGCGTCGGCGACCGCAAGGTTAAGAGCAAGACCATCCAGGAGAATCTGCACCCCAGATGGGCCGAGGTCTACGAGGTAGGAGAGCTTCCCAGCAGAGCGACCGGCGTCGCCATGGAGCAGTACCACGTGTCTGCTTTTGCAGTTTGTGGTCCACGAGGCACCGGGACAAGAGCTGGAAGTGGACATTTTTGACGAAGATCGAGACAAAGACGACTTCATCGGAAGGTCAGAAGAATCAAACGCGCAGATGAATGGCCGCCAGGCGTGACCGCGAGTTGTCGTCGTCGCCGCCGCTTTGTCCTTTCAGGTATCGCCTGGATCTGGGAGAAGTGAAGAAGGAGAAAGAAATGGATCAGGTGAGGCCGCACTTGTCATTTGAATGAAATGGAGTCGCCCCATCCAGCCCCGCCCCCCAACTTGATGTTTCTCTGCCAGTGGTTTCCTCTGGACGGGGTCCCGAGTGGAGAAGTACATCTGAAGCTTTGTTGGCTTTCACTCCAAAGTGACGCCACTCTGATGAAGGAGGTACGAATCAATCCAATCCAAAAAACGGAGTGGCTTGGAGACCAATCCATTTTCCTCCTCCTGCAGTCTTCCGAAGGCTACGCCTGTGCCATGCTGGCCGTGTATCTGGACAACGCCTCCAACCTTCCCGTAAGTCACCTTGGCGGGCGGCAATTTGCCTTCATGATGCTTCTCGGGGCAACGAGGATGCCTTCAAATGTATGTCTGCAGAAAGACCGCAGTGAGATCGAGCAGCACCAAAAAAAGAAGCATGGGCGAGAAGGTCGGGTAAGTGacctttttgtttctctttgctGCGCCAGCCGGTATTTCCTGTCTTTCGACTGTCATATTTCCCTTGGCGTGCTTCCCACTCCCttatcacttttcttttttttacttttgccttACGTTTCATTTGTTTGGGGATGAACTTTCTTCATAACACATCATGGTCATTGGGGTTTTCGTATTTATGACTGACTACCCAATATTGTTGTCTGCTGAATGTCAGCGCCTTAGTGGGCTCTTTCTTTCTACTgctgccacctgctggatgTTTCCTGAAAGTACACTTAGAAGCACACGAGTGGAAATTTGGACTTGCCAGTCGTTTGAGTGACAAAAACAACTTGGGAAAaagtgcctttttctttttttgcatatttCCTGACGGACTGTCTTCATTTTCAGCTCACCAGGAAGTCTGCAGGTCCGAGCTCCTTTACGGAAATTTCCATCGATGACGACGTTCAGAAAAGCAAGGTATGGCGTATGCCGTGCaatattcttattttattttgaaaataggaGCAAGAATAGTTTGACTCGGATGGCATGCACATGCCAAGCTAATATTGCTGACCGACTTATTACAACTAGCGCTTCTCCATCGCTCTTCGCAGGTTGTGTTTGCCAATAAAGACCCCGTATGGGAGGAGGGCTTCACTTTCTTTGTCCACGACGTCAGAAAGCAGACGCTCATAATTCAGGTCGGTCGACGTTACGAGCCCACTCTGGCCCGATGAGTGTGTCCCTTGCTGATTTGTGCTGGCAGGTGAAAGAGCACGAGAAGAAGACGCAACTGGGCATTCTTCACCTGCCCCTCGCCCGCTTTGTCAACGTCTCCAGCATGATGCTGGACCAGCGCTTTCAGCTGGAGCAGTCTGGTGCCAACAGCCagatcaaactcaaggccacgCTCAGGGTGGGTCGAGACGGCCGGCGCAAGGCCAGAACCAACAGCGGCTCACATGGACATTTTTGCAAAGTCTATTTTCTGCAACATGCCCGTCCGTCCCCTTTGACAACAAATTCCCCTCCGCTGATCTTCACGAGTCCTTCCTTTACCCTGACAGGTTCTTAAGGTGGAGCAGCCTGAATCCAAACCGCCGAACCCACAAATGACGGCGAGCAACGCCGGCGCGTCCTCTCTCAGCGCGCTTTCTACCAGCACCGGTCTCGCCAGTCAGGCCTCGTCGGCAGCCTCCCCCCCGGAGGACTACTCCACCCACCGGCGGGCCTCCTATCTGGCTTCGGAGGCCTTGAGGCCGTCCCCGGCCACCCTCAGCATGCGGCGTTACGACTCGCACAGCCTCTTGTCCGAGAACGCTCTGGCGGCGTCGCGCTTCGATCTGGTGGACGGGGCCTCCTATCCCGAGTGAGTTTGTCCGGGTCAAAGTTCGCGGGGctccggggtggggggggctcaCTTTCATTCTGCCAAATCAAAGAAGTGAGAAACCTACAGCAGGTCTATCCAGAATCAAGCATGTCACGTGAACGCTTCTCTTGACACTTGGTGGTTTTCCGCAGGGTCCTCCGCAAACATCGCGGCTCCTTGGGAGAGATCAGCCTGACCGTGCGCTACGCCACCTTGAGGAAAAAACTGGTCATCCTGGTCAACGGCTGCAGGTATTGACAGCCCCCCCGGCCCTTCCGGTCTGCGGTCGCGCTCTCTCACTCGCCGTCCGACGGCCGTCCGTAGAGACATCTTCCCCTGCAGCGAAAACGGAACGGACTCTTACGTGCGGCTGTACCTGCTCCCGGACCAGACCTGGAGGCACCGCAAGCGGACCCACGTCAAGAAGAGGACCGTCAATCCCGTCTTTGACGAGAAGTAGCCGCTCTCGCTTTGCTTAGTAcggaccggccggccggccgccttttctctgacgccgccgccgcacgtCTTCCAGATTTGAGTTTGACGTGAGCCTGGAAGAGGCCCTCGCGCGCACCTTGGATGTGGCGGTGAAAAACAACAAGATGTTCCACATGCGGGAAAGAAAGGACATTGGGACGGTAGGTCGGCCGAGGCGAGCGTCCGCGTGGCCTTTCAGAATTGAGCTTGAACTTCATTTCCTGTGTGCAGGCGCTGATCAATCTCGCCCAGCTGGATCTTGTCAAGGGTGTCAAAAACTGGTACGTGATGCCTTCTTCAAAGTCTTTTCTTCGCAATTGAACTGTGCTGTCAGATACCATTACTGTAGAGCAAGCAAGACGTTTTTTGTAAAGGATTCTTTGTGAACATTTCTTCCTTTTTCACGTAAGGTACAAGCTCTCGTTACAAGGCCCGAAGAGTCGAAGCAACAGCACAAACGATGCTTCCAGCCTGAGCTCCTTTTCGAAGTGATTTGAAGATGTTACTGTAGACTAACTGGGTTGATGTTACATATCTGAGAAATATTTTTCTGCGCTACTCTCATTTTTGTCAGGTTTGATTTACAAGCTGTTCTGCATTGTGATGTCATTTCTTTTACGGTGTTTTTGTCATATATTAAGGgatgggaaaaaataaaaatcaaacagtttggatttgttttttgaTTACGAAAAACAGTACTGATTTCATATTATTTGACTTCATAAAAGCATAGAGTAATATTGCAATCTGGTTTCCGCGTAAGCGCGATCCAATGTGTTGTGCCCACTTTGGCCACCAGAGGTCAGTAAAGACCATGCAATGTGTTGTGCCCACCTTGACCACCAGATGTCAGTAAAGACCATGCGAATTGCGCAGAAACAAGCAAAGACGACAAAGAAGAGGCAGAGTACCGCCGCTTCTGACGCTAATTGCTATCGCTGCGTGTTGGCATTATGCCAAAGGACTCGAAGAACAACGTATCAATGTTCGCTTGGAAGGTTAACTAAAGATGGGAGTGTTCTTTACAACGTGAAGACTCCTTTTTGCAGAATTCTTTCCAAATGTGGCCAAGTGCCGTTTGTCGGCGAGTGCCGTCACCATGGAGTGCCTCCTTTGAGCTCGCACGTCAAGGCAAAGTCGGTTCACTCCAATCactgtgtaaaataaaatatactgtATACAAGTGCACTTAAAAATCCCGTGGAGTAGTGGTTAATTCACGTCAAGTTGTAGTCCTTGTAAACATTGAAAAGAACTACCCAACACGGGCTCGGAAAGAcaccagcagggggcagcaacaactccagagagagagagagagagtgagagacaaATAGACACACACAGAGTGAGAGAGCAGGCAGGCTCCCTTCCGACTGGGCATGCAAAGTTTTCTCATCTCATGCAAGCATTGCATCCACTAAATTGTGTTCCGCAGCCGCTTGGCTTGGGAATAATCCCGAGAGTCCGCCAATGGGATCGGCGGCCTTTCTGCTCGGATGGGATGCACGGTGAGCTTCATGTGCTGTGAAGAAGAAGACTTCCTCCCCATGCCTGGTGAGCTGCATGACGATGATGaggacaagaagaaaaagaagaggaaagacTGCAGCCTTCTCGGGGTGAGTCATTAAAAATCTTCAGCTGCTCATCTTAAAACTTTCTTATCAGTCGAAATCAACTGTTGTCATggcaaaatgaaaaattagTGTCAGCATTTCTGAAGGGGGCTATTTATTCAatcgggtttaaaaaaaaatatatagagcaAAGGTTTTCAGGGACTGTTTACACTAACAGCTGTCCGAATggtcaggctttttttttttttgactgcatCCAGGATTTCAGAAATCAAATTGCAGTGATTCTTTGGTGCGCGGACTGTCGCTGGCTGCAGAGTAGCCAAAGGTGCAAGCAAGCCAAGAGCAAAGAGTGCGGTTAAGTTCGGCAAGCAAAAGTGCCATGCGTTTCTTGCAAAACAACTGGCTGACAGGAAGGGAACCACTGAATGAGTGAGAGTGCATTGGAAGCCATGACAGGTGGTCAGGAAAAAGCCTTTATAATGACTTGATTGCACAAATGGTTCGAAGATCGGGTGCAGACAAGCACATTCTTCGACCGTCTGCCCGTGACCTCAACTGACGTCGTCAGCGCAGTGCAGCGGCTCACAGAGCCTCACACTTCATTTGGCTCCCTGACTGCacgtgcagtgcagtgcagtgcagtggcTCCCACTTCATTTGGCTCCCTGACTGCACGCGTGAGACCATGGCGACCTCACGtagataaaaacaaaacccGCACCTCACTTGCGTATATGAAGAATCAATCTCTTTCTCTCAATCTTTTATTAGTAACTGAGGGGTTCCTATGAGTTTGTGTGTAttacactgccccctggtggccaaagaGGAGCAGCACAAATACAATTGAGTGGTTCAACCctgttttgtttggtttttataagGTGATCATCGATTAGATTGACACCGATtctaaaaaaaccaacaacgttGGATGGTTGCCTTTGTGGGAATGAGTGGGATC
This region includes:
- the esyt3 gene encoding extended synaptotagmin-3, with the protein product MASPSVPTPDSGASWPPGSSELGALHPMAPPMAPPSLEEVDASSEKLTSSGVNRILTEFFMYFLRGAVLLYPVYLTGYLGLSVSWLLLCMLMVTWWKKNRQWKASRIGGAIDFVDNETQVVSAEMKNSLQMASWIQFTDVEKVEWVNKVVEQAWPFFGMFMEKLLRENIQAAIQQSNPELKTFTFTKIHFGHIPLRIVGIKAYTDEVDHREVVLDMTINYEGDVDIDAELKSAITVGVKGLKLRGMIRVILEPLIEEAPLVGGVTFFFIQRPTLEINWTGMTNILDSPGFSSLSEGTIMDSIASLMVLPNRMCFPLIDQVKVDQMRFPLPRGVVRVHLLEARDLVAKDTYMLGLVKGKSDPYAVLRVGDRKVKSKTIQENLHPRWAEVYEFVVHEAPGQELEVDIFDEDRDKDDFIGRYRLDLGEVKKEKEMDQWFPLDGVPSGEVHLKLCWLSLQSDATLMKESSEGYACAMLAVYLDNASNLPKDRSEIEQHQKKKHGREGRLTRKSAGPSSFTEISIDDDVQKSKVVFANKDPVWEEGFTFFVHDVRKQTLIIQVKEHEKKTQLGILHLPLARFVNVSSMMLDQRFQLEQSGANSQIKLKATLRVLKVEQPESKPPNPQMTASNAGASSLSALSTSTGLASQASSAASPPEDYSTHRRASYLASEALRPSPATLSMRRYDSHSLLSENALAASRFDLVDGASYPEVLRKHRGSLGEISLTVRYATLRKKLVILVNGCRDIFPCSENGTDSYVRLYLLPDQTWRHRKRTHVKKRTVNPVFDEKFEFDVSLEEALARTLDVAVKNNKMFHMRERKDIGTALINLAQLDLVKGVKNWYKLSLQGPKSRSNSTNDASSLSSFSK
- the gjc4b gene encoding gap junction gamma-1 protein, with protein sequence MSWSFLTRLLDEISNHSTFVGKIWLTLLIVFRIVLTAVGGESIYYDEQSKFVCNTQQPGCENVCYDAFAPLSHIRFWVFQVIMITTPTIMYLGFAMHKIARMEDADYRPRARKRMPIVSRGANRDYEEAEDNGEEDPMILEEIEPEKDKEVEEKPSKKHDGRRRIKRDGLMKVYIFQLLSRATFEVSFLLGQYVLYGLEVAPSYVCTRSPCPHTVNCYVSRPTEKTIFLLIMYAVSALCLLFTMLEILHLGISGVRDCFCAPRPPTPRHSAPASQRSSISRQPSAPPGYHTALKKEPSSGKPGFRDNLADSGRESFGDEASSRELERLRRHLKLAQQHLDLAYHSEELSPSRSSSPESNGTAAEQNRLNFAQEKQTAAADKGMRA